In Mercenaria mercenaria strain notata chromosome 14, MADL_Memer_1, whole genome shotgun sequence, the following are encoded in one genomic region:
- the LOC123526503 gene encoding TAR DNA-binding protein 43-like: protein MMSKYIQVAEYENEESMEVPLEEDGTLLLSTLNAQFPGSCGLKYRNPESGAMRGIRLSDGRLYPPDNEWSNRMYVAVFPKDGNKKKEDLTELSSAAALRIKRDRSVKCSDLIVLGLPWKSVEDDLKKYFSQFGELLMVQVKKDPKTSHSKGFGFIRFADYDAQVKCMAQRHHIDGRWCDVRIPNSKVVSEFYIPFCKTEGIHQVSIFL from the exons ATGATGAGCAAGTACATTCAAGTAGCCGAGTATGAGAACGAGGAGTCGATGGAAGTCCCGCTTGAAGAGGACGGGACGCTCCTGCTGTCCACTCTGAACGCGCAGTTTCCTGGGTCTTGTGGACTGAAATATCGAAACCCAGAATCTGGTGCAATGCGCGGTATTCGGCTCTCAGACGGACGCTTGTACCCACCGGATAATGAATGGTCAAACAGGATGTATGTTGCAGTATTTCCGAAAG ATGGCAACAAGAAAAAAGAAGATTTAACGGAACTGTCATCAGCTGCTGCTTTACGAATAAAGAGGGATAGATCAGTTAAATGTAGCGACCTCATAGTTCTAGGACTTCCATGGAAAAGTGTGGAAGATGACCTCAAGAAATACTTCTCTCAGTTTGGTGAACTGCTTATGGTTCAG GTGAAGAAGGACCCTAAAACTTCCCATTCAAAAGGGTTTGGATTTATCCGGTTTGCTGATTACGATGCCCAGGTGAAGTGTATGGCACAGCGTCATCATATTGATGGTCGGTGGTGCGATGTACGGATTCCAAACTCCAAAGTGGTAAGTGAATTCTACATTCCATTTTGCAAAACTGAAGGCATACATCAAGttagtatatttttataa
- the LOC123526505 gene encoding forkhead box protein L2-like isoform X2: protein MDFTSGRYPLNDPKFSLGGYYSTDENKHAQCELSSLQNAVSFPKYGYNTVRQINDNFADDIAENFDDSENKLEENVCDDIERNNTTYSSDSKQRIENIAPQRDTYSVEDKMTAADDKRSAMEETNYIVKLEKMSPDSSVGVRESLKVTSHSEKKKNDARNKDQDPNVKPPYSYVALIAMAIKESGEKRLTLSGIYQFITNKFPYYEKNKKGWQNSIRHNLSLNECFVKVPREGGGERKGNYWTLDPAFEDMFEKGNYRRRRRMKRPYRPAIALTKSFFGDPAHCAFGQFSFAKNYFSPPPYSQYSAYHSWSLPGHSPTPGPTTMNMNYNSCGQSSRMPHAGSSLGSCGYGSLQTGFQLGGNSGSHYSQLGDYSSVPPPTASLAFSCRQQSEPFNPVHYAYWSDR from the exons atggaTTTTACTTCTGGAAGGTACCCATTAAATGATCCGAAGTTTTCATTAGGAGGTTATTACAGTACCGATGAGAATAAACATGCACAGTGTGAACTTTCAAGTCTGCAGAATGCAGTGTCTTTTCCGAAATACGGATACAATACCGTTAGGCAAATAAATGACAATTTTGCAGACGACATAGCGGAAAATTTTGACGACAGTGAAAATAAACTTGAGGAAAATGTGTGCGACGACATTGAAAGAAACAATACAACTTATTCTTCGGATTCAAAGCAGAGGATAGAAAACATTGCCCCGCAACGCGACACATATTCTGTTGAAGACAAAATGACTGCCGCAGACGACAAGAGGAGCGCAATGGAAGAGACCAATTATATTGTTAAACTGGAAAAAATGTCTCCCGATTCTTCAGTTGGGGTTCGGGAGTCATTGAAAGTCACCAGCCACAGTGAAAAGAAGAAAAACG ATGCAAGGAATAAAGACCAGGATCCCAACGTAAAACCACCGTATTCTTACGTCGCGTTGATTGCCATGGCAATAAAAGAATCCGGAGAAAAACGGCTCACACTAAGTGGAATTtatcaatttataacaaataaatttccgTACTATGAGAAAAATAAAAAGGGATGGCAAAACAGCATAAGACATAACCTTAGCTTAAATGAATGTTTTGTAAAAGTGCCTAGAGAAGGCGGCGGAGAAAGAAAAGGCAATTACTGGACTTTGGATCCAGCGTTTGAGGACATGTTCGAAAAGGGGAATTATCGCCGACGACGACGAATGAAGAGACCGTATCGTCCGGCGATTGCACTTACCAAGTCATTCTTTGGTGACCCTGCTCATTGTGCATTTGGACAATTTTCTTTTGCCAAGAACTACTTTTCTCCACCACCTTATTCCCAATATTCGGCCTATCACTCATGGTCCCTCCCCGGGCACAGCCCGACCCCAGGGCCTACCACGATGAATATGAATTACAACTCTTGTGGACAGAGTTCCAGAATGCCTCACGCTGGATCGTCTCTGGGGTCATGTGGATACGGGTCTTTACAAACAG gGTTTCAGCTCGGGGGTAACTCAGGAAGCCACTATTCCCAGCTAGGAGATTACTCTTCCGTCCCGCCGCCGACGGCTTCACTTGCATTTTCCTGTCGGCAACAGAGCGAACCCTTCAATCCTGTACACTATGCGTATTGGTCCGACAG ATGA
- the LOC123526505 gene encoding forkhead box protein L2-like isoform X1, which translates to MDFTSGRYPLNDPKFSLGGYYSTDENKHAQCELSSLQNAVSFPKYGYNTVRQINDNFADDIAENFDDSENKLEENVCDDIERNNTTYSSDSKQRIENIAPQRDTYSVEDKMTAADDKRSAMEETNYIVKLEKMSPDSSVGVRESLKVTSHSEKKKNADARNKDQDPNVKPPYSYVALIAMAIKESGEKRLTLSGIYQFITNKFPYYEKNKKGWQNSIRHNLSLNECFVKVPREGGGERKGNYWTLDPAFEDMFEKGNYRRRRRMKRPYRPAIALTKSFFGDPAHCAFGQFSFAKNYFSPPPYSQYSAYHSWSLPGHSPTPGPTTMNMNYNSCGQSSRMPHAGSSLGSCGYGSLQTGFQLGGNSGSHYSQLGDYSSVPPPTASLAFSCRQQSEPFNPVHYAYWSDR; encoded by the exons atggaTTTTACTTCTGGAAGGTACCCATTAAATGATCCGAAGTTTTCATTAGGAGGTTATTACAGTACCGATGAGAATAAACATGCACAGTGTGAACTTTCAAGTCTGCAGAATGCAGTGTCTTTTCCGAAATACGGATACAATACCGTTAGGCAAATAAATGACAATTTTGCAGACGACATAGCGGAAAATTTTGACGACAGTGAAAATAAACTTGAGGAAAATGTGTGCGACGACATTGAAAGAAACAATACAACTTATTCTTCGGATTCAAAGCAGAGGATAGAAAACATTGCCCCGCAACGCGACACATATTCTGTTGAAGACAAAATGACTGCCGCAGACGACAAGAGGAGCGCAATGGAAGAGACCAATTATATTGTTAAACTGGAAAAAATGTCTCCCGATTCTTCAGTTGGGGTTCGGGAGTCATTGAAAGTCACCAGCCACAGTGAAAAGAAGAAAAACG caGATGCAAGGAATAAAGACCAGGATCCCAACGTAAAACCACCGTATTCTTACGTCGCGTTGATTGCCATGGCAATAAAAGAATCCGGAGAAAAACGGCTCACACTAAGTGGAATTtatcaatttataacaaataaatttccgTACTATGAGAAAAATAAAAAGGGATGGCAAAACAGCATAAGACATAACCTTAGCTTAAATGAATGTTTTGTAAAAGTGCCTAGAGAAGGCGGCGGAGAAAGAAAAGGCAATTACTGGACTTTGGATCCAGCGTTTGAGGACATGTTCGAAAAGGGGAATTATCGCCGACGACGACGAATGAAGAGACCGTATCGTCCGGCGATTGCACTTACCAAGTCATTCTTTGGTGACCCTGCTCATTGTGCATTTGGACAATTTTCTTTTGCCAAGAACTACTTTTCTCCACCACCTTATTCCCAATATTCGGCCTATCACTCATGGTCCCTCCCCGGGCACAGCCCGACCCCAGGGCCTACCACGATGAATATGAATTACAACTCTTGTGGACAGAGTTCCAGAATGCCTCACGCTGGATCGTCTCTGGGGTCATGTGGATACGGGTCTTTACAAACAG gGTTTCAGCTCGGGGGTAACTCAGGAAGCCACTATTCCCAGCTAGGAGATTACTCTTCCGTCCCGCCGCCGACGGCTTCACTTGCATTTTCCTGTCGGCAACAGAGCGAACCCTTCAATCCTGTACACTATGCGTATTGGTCCGACAG ATGA
- the LOC123526507 gene encoding uncharacterized protein LOC123526507 isoform X2, whose amino-acid sequence MAELARVQDELPSDWPVVGIVTGGQPMTKALTESIGKTGKFLCCVYGTSETIFLTQILITEGDSFTEYACGTPLKMKGIEMKIVDESGKTIPVNTRGEIYVRSPGMFKGYFNDPEKTKAVMTADGWYKTDDIGRMTEKGEFFVEGRKSNMIISGGMNVAPEILEQVMKTFPGVESAVLVPIPDDVYYQVVCACVIKTTGSDITEKLLQKYCEDFHTDKPGLFTVLPKYYLIMEKLPETNTGKTDRKEIERLACSKFR is encoded by the exons ATGGCGGAACTTGCACGAGTACAG GATGAGCTGCCTTCTGATTGGCCAGTCGTGGGAATAGTCACGGGAGGCCAGCCAATGACAAAAGCCTTAACGGAAAGCATTGGAAAAACAGGGAAGTTTCTTTGCTGTGTTTATGGGACATCAGAAACGATATTTTTAACCCAGATTTTGATAACAGAGGGCGACAGTTTTACTGAATATGCATGCGGTACACCGTTAAAGATGAAAGGGattgaaatgaaaattgttgATGAGAGTGGCAAAACAATACCTGTGAATACAAGAGGTGAAATATATGTTAGATCACCTGGAATGTTCAAAGGGTATTTCAATGATCCTGAGAAAACTAAAGCTGTAATGACTGCCGACGGATGGTATAAAACAGACGATATCGGGCGTATGACTGAGAAAGGGGAGTTTTTTGTTGAAGGCCGAAAATCTAATATGATAATTTCGGGAGGAATGAATGTTGCCCCCGAAATTTTAGAGCAAGTGATGAAAACATTTCCTGGAGTAGAGTCAGCAGTCCTTGTTCCGATACCAGACGACGTTTACTATCAGGTTGTGTGCGCATGCGTTATTAAAACAACTGGTAGTGACATCACCGAGAAGCTGCTTCAAAAATATTGCGAAGATTTTCATACAGATAAGCCAGGGCTTTTTACCGTACTACCAAAGTATTACCTGATCATGGAAAAACTGCCAGAAACAAACACAGGAAAAACAGAcagaaaagaaattgaaagacTTGCTTGCAGCAAATTTAGATAA
- the LOC123526507 gene encoding acetyl-coenzyme A synthetase-like isoform X1 codes for MANIYAESHIGISNYHKEIRVKNIKECVEENSRINPDKEAFVFVSTNGGRQSLTWSVLYERSCAAARSFIQLGMKRKEIVAINLRTCPEWLYAAFGAMIAGAIPVSVSFTYTDGSDLVALMQKLQRCSLLIMDPGLDNVNRNIVQKLLDENSENGAVHSSKLPYLKYLVGVGFEDCSALVKSFHDLLNGTNTDVSFPDIETGDVAVMLQTSGSTGVPKLVAHTHASLVSLIGSDMIPLDESYRLFNDRPFNWIGGFPFSVLTGQTRVTILGFCDPPKNRVSFMKEVIEKGDVH; via the coding sequence ATGGCTAATATTTACGCTGAAAGTCATATTGGGATTTCAAATTATCATAAAGAAATACGTGTTAAGAACATAAAAGAATGTGTTGAGGAGAATTCAAGGATAAATCCAGATAAAGAAGCTTtcgtttttgtttcaacaaatggTGGAAGACAGAGTCTTACATGGTCAGTACTTTACGAAAGATCATGTGCCGCAGCAAGATCATTTATTCAGCTCGGAATGAAAAGGAAGGAAATTGTTGCCATTAATCTTCGAACATGCCCTGAATGGCTTTATGCGGCGTTCGGGGCGATGATAGCAGGCGCGATCCCGGTAAGTGTTTCGTTCACCTATACAGATGGCAGTGACTTGGTAGCGTTGATGCAGAAACTACAACGTTGTTCTCTTCTCATTATGGATCCTGGACTGGACAACGTTAACCGGAACATTGTACAGAAGCTACTTGATGAGAATAGTGAAAATGGAGCGGTTCATTCTTCAAAATTGCCATATCTTAAGTACCTGGTAGGTGTCGGCTTTGAGGACTGCTCAGCTCTTGTGAAAAGTTTTCATGATTTACTAAACGGAACTAACACCGACGTTTCTTTTCCGGATATAGAAACTGGAGATGTTGCTGTCATGTTACAGACCTCTGGCAGCACGGGAGTGCCAAAACTTGTAGCACATACACACGCATCACTCGTCTCTCTGATTGGCTCTGACATGATACCTCTTGACGAGAGCTATAGATTATTCAACGATCGTCCATTTAATTGGATTGGAGGGTTtccattttcagttttgacagggCAAACGAGGGTGACAATATTAGGATTCTGCGATCCGCCAAAGAACAGAGTCTCCTTTATGAAAGAGGTCATAGAAAAGGGAGATGTTCACTGA